The sequence ggggcggccacacttgttagaaaattacttaggttttcgaaaattgtgaccttgttttctgtaatttttgtactacaataacttatttataatgtaggccactaacagcttagggcccattagtcataagttcaggcccgacaagcaaagcccgcatgttcagaaattaatataaaattcatcgtgactccgattgataaaccgatttcatcaatgtgcacagaaaccatttctgcaccttttaaagtcaagataaatttttctgaatccgatcagtgatttccaaaaatggccatccctatgtcattttaggaaatcttactcctctactcttaaataagaagtccaacttcttcgttcattgaatttaactctttaaatttaactatctcaacggggattaaaaatccattacactgtgtgaccctcaatggttcagggatacagctagccgtgggctcacaactccttgtgactcggaacaacaatttccgacttgcccatcgaatcatggtatgagcgcctagcaacatcgccccatgattccctaggtatcactgatagtgcctacaagaaccagtagattttggttagcgtacagtacggtcccttcatccatatatcccgatcgaatcaacaaccactggtatatcgagagtcgctcgagattcgataactatgcaatgcatcttgaagatcaaatagtgacatcgcatgtgctactaagaaaccatttcttaaatcacatcatgtactctggccagagattcgtcacactaatatctcctcagatcgcataggatatccacactcgcaagtatgtggtgaatccttgacaacaaagcatcgactcctatatgtgttgtaactgtacccaatcccgacacctgatgatcccaatagagtcggtaaacgagtcaaagcacagtactagcatatagagtctcaatgatgtctcaagtagtaaggactaatggtgtacaaccaaaatcgcggactatatccactcgataagtgataaccacttggaaagtccggatagggtagttcgatcattcatcatatgaatatccatttgcatgcttcgaacatctctatattccttaccaatgaaacgtggtactctgcatcgcaaatgctagtctcaaattcgagcgatccttatccttattatcggacggctcaatcgactaggaacagtttagaatatacagtgactataagatgtgtttcatgatagacatctccatgttctaccacatcttacatacactatagtatatacaaggtctttatcaaaacaacaatagtatatcacaatatcacaatatgaagaaagataaagtcattgccattaataaaagtgtaaattatattaaacaaaagattgtttatacaaagagtcatcaaagcccttagccacaagttggctcactgggcacccactctttcagtacaaaacaatacaagatatggtacaaaaccatacaagatgtggtacaaattaacaaaaaatgttgtacaaaaaagtggctagggagtgcagagcaaaacatgtttgcattggggatttttgagcaatttgaacgtaaaataatatttttccgtAAAATTTTTTAGGTTGGAATTGAACCTAAACTTTCAATAAATCTATTTGAACCGAGTCAAGCCTTGAAAATTTCTTCATATTTGgatcattttaattaattgcCACAACATGTTCTCAAAGTGTTTCCCCTAAATAAATGTTGATGAACCACAGAGATATTTGATTGTTTCAAGAATGAGGAAGCACTACAAAAAAATTGGCTATTTAGCTacgatttttttaaaaccgtggttaatttagACACGGTTTtgataaaaccgtggttaaatagccacggtttaaaaaaaccgtggttaattagCCACGGTTTTGAAAAATCGTGGTTACTTAGCCACGGTTTtataaaaccgtggctaatttaaccacggtttttttcAAAACCGTGGCTGAATTTAACCACGATTTTATTTTAACCGTGGCTAAAAATAGCCACGGTTTGAAAAAATCGTGGCTAACTTAACCACTATTTTTTAAACCGTGAttaattaaccacggttttttttaaaccgtggctaaatttagTCACGGTTTTTTCAAACCGTGGATGAATAACCACAGctttaaaaaaccgtggttaagtACCTACGGtttaaaaaaaccgtggttatttgagatattttatATTCCTCGGCTCCACTAATTCTCCCATCCCATGTTCAGCTAGCTTTCTACCTCCCTCTTCCTATATCTTCTCTCAAACTTCTTAACCTTTGACCGGCAATTTGTTCTTTGTCGGATTTCGTAATTTACATCGGAGAGGAGTTCTGAAATCGTGTTGTTTGAAGCATTGTACTAGTAcatttgtttttaaattttaatttggtAAGGTGGAACCCAATATAATCCCGCGGCAGCAGCGCGTTGTCCATCGAAGATTTATGCATCTTATTGCAAATTACTGAACCGTGGAAGTAAGTACAAAGTTGGATCTTGTTGTTCATTGAATTATTGATATATCTGATTTTTCCCATTTTGGTGATTTCTTTGTTTTTAATATGTTTTTTGTGTATATGTATTGTAATGATATATTGAAATATATCTATATGAAATATgtcatatataaatattataaatgataATTGCTTTAACCGTCTATTgctacaaattaaaatatatttctatacatatttatatagagcatatatatgcaaaatattaaatataaataatcctTCAAGTATTTAATTACTCCTTCATTTAATTTTGTAGGAGAACATGGATAACACTGACAGATGGTGGATTTATCGTAGATTTGAAAACGGATATGTTACTGATGATTATATTAATGGTGTAGAAGATttcattgtctttgctcttacaCATGCTGAATGTTTATCATCGGATAAAATACGGTGTCCTTGTAACGACAAAAAGTGCCAGGACAAGGTGTTCTTAGATCCGGTCACAGTGAAAGTTCACTTAGGTCAAAATGGTTTTGTACCGAACTATTACAATTGGCATCTACACGGAGAAGTTTATATTCGTCTAAATTTTCCAAATACAAATCAAGATGTTCCATCTTCTTCGAGGGCTCCTAACCAGAGTACGGGCACAGAGCACATACATTTGACTAACAGTTTTAATATTTACGATCAAGCAAATTTCTTCAATACTCCCAATGATCTTGGTTTTGAAATACCATTACATTATCATGGAGAAGGTCCGCAATATGTAGACCCCAATAGCGCGCATGTAGAAACACCAAACACCTACATCAAAGATCTATATGACCTCATAAAATCATCGGAGAAAGCAATCTGGGAAGGGAATCCACACAGCCACTCTTTGTTGTCCGTACTTGCAAGGTTATTAAAGATGAAGCAAGAGCACAATATGTCCGAACGAAACTTCGACGACATGTGCAAACTAATGTCAAAGTTATATCCTGTTGAAAACCACATGCCTTCCAGTTTCAATTCGACGAAGAAGTTTATCAAAGATCTAGGTCTCCCCATCGAGAAAATCGATTCATGTAAAAATAATTGCATGATTTACTGGGGTACAGATTCCGACCTAACTGAATGTAAGATATGTGAACATCCTCGTTACAAACCGTCTCGTCAGCGGGGAAACCATAATCGTAGTAAACAAACTACATACAAGAGGATGTACTATTTTCCTATCACTCCTCATCTCCAACGGTTATATGCATCTACCGCGACTGCTTCACATATGCGATGGCATCACGACCACCATTTCGATGGGGACACAATGACACACCCATCAGATTCTCCGGCATGGCGTCATTTTGATGAAACCCACCCGGGGTTTGCGGATGAAATCCGAAATGTCAGGTTAGGAATTTCAACTGATGAGTTCCAACCATTTGGTCAAACCGGACAACAATACTCAACGTGGCCTGTCATTGTCACCCCATATAATCTGCCACCCTGGATGTGTATGAAAGACGAGGTAATGTTTCTTTCTGTCATCGCACCTGGACCGAGTAACCCGAAGGATAAGCTTGATGTTTTCTTGCAACCATTGATCGTCGAGCTTCGAAAACTTTGGTACGATGGTGCTGCCACATACGACATACACTCGCAGTCTAACTTCACGTTGAGAGCAGCTTTGATGTGGACCGTAAGTGTTTTCCCAGCGTACGCGATGCTTTCAAGATGGAGCACAGCTGGGAAACAAGCATGTCCTCACTGCATGTCTGATTCGGAAGCATTTACACTAGTTCACAGTGGAAAGACTTCATGGTTTGACAACCACAGGAATTTTTTGCCCGATGATCACCCACTAAGGCGCAAGAAAAACATGTTCATACGTGGAAGAATGGTTTACCATCCAGCTCCTGCCATTAGAACAAGTACCGAATTGATTAATGAGTTACATAATTATGGTTTTCTACCGTCCTACGATGTCGACGCAGAGAATAGAAACAGAGATATATGTAAGTTTGCAAAATGTGGTTGGAGAAGGCGTAGTATTCTATGGGAGTTACCGTACTGGCGTACAAATATGATCAGACACAATTTGGACGTGATTCATGTCGAGAAGAATATATTTGACAATGTTTTCAACACAGTCATGAATGTTCCTGGGCGTACAAAAGACAATTCAAAGTCAAGGGCTGATCTCGTTGAAATGCGTATTAGACCTGAGTTATATCCTGATGCGTCTACAAGTAGACATCCTAAGGCCGGATACACTCTGGATCGTGGTGCAAGGGAGGTACTTTGTAGATGGCTTAAGGGTGTCCGTTTTTCGGATGGTTATGCATCGAACATGTCTAGGTGTGTGGACATGAACAAATTGCGGATGTTCGGTATGAAGAGCCACGACTGTCACGTATTCATTCACCGACTCATACCTGTAGCATTCAAGGAGTTGTTACCCAAGGAGGTTTGGGAAGCATTGACCGAGTTAAGCCTTTTTTTCTCAGACCTAACTGCGCGTAATATTAAACATAGTGACATGATGCGCTTGGAC comes from Henckelia pumila isolate YLH828 chromosome 4, ASM3356847v2, whole genome shotgun sequence and encodes:
- the LOC140861220 gene encoding uncharacterized protein; amino-acid sequence: MDNTDRWWIYRRFENGYVTDDYINGVEDFIVFALTHAECLSSDKIRCPCNDKKCQDKVFLDPVTVKVHLGQNGFVPNYYNWHLHGEVYIRLNFPNTNQDVPSSSRAPNQSTGTEHIHLTNSFNIYDQANFFNTPNDLGFEIPLHYHGEGPQYVDPNSAHVETPNTYIKDLYDLIKSSEKAIWEGNPHSHSLLSVLARLLKMKQEHNMSERNFDDMCKLMSKLYPVENHMPSSFNSTKKFIKDLGLPIEKIDSCKNNCMIYWGTDSDLTECKICEHPRYKPSRQRGNHNRSKQTTYKRMYYFPITPHLQRLYASTATASHMRWHHDHHFDGDTMTHPSDSPAWRHFDETHPGFADEIRNVRLGISTDEFQPFGQTGQQYSTWPVIVTPYNLPPWMCMKDEVMFLSVIAPGPSNPKDKLDVFLQPLIVELRKLWYDGAATYDIHSQSNFTLRAALMWTVSVFPAYAMLSRWSTAGKQACPHCMSDSEAFTLVHSGKTSWFDNHRNFLPDDHPLRRKKNMFIRGRMVYHPAPAIRTSTELINELHNYGFLPSYDVDAENRNRDICKFAKCGWRRRSILWELPYWRTNMIRHNLDVIHVEKNIFDNVFNTVMNVPGRTKDNSKSRADLVEMRIRPELYPDASTSRHPKAGYTLDRGAREVLCRWLKGVRFSDGYASNMSRCVDMNKLRMFGMKSHDCHVFIHRLIPVAFKELLPKEVWEALTELSLFFSDLTARNIKHSDMMRLDEQIPIILLQFRWMYPFERNLRRLKKTVRNKARVEGSICNAYLVREASIFCEHYFGDSIRTRQRNPILQHENLFNEYGSEIFSIFKVRGKNIGSKRPRWLTNEEYDVVATYVLLNCPELKPYVSIYEDHMRASIPGISHQDLDSNVQSHVFGWFKSYIHAIEEQGEIVSQLIKQVAQRPMQKVNTYRGYCINGFKFYTIHDTTYKATDNSGIQVRGHSSDGVETEYYGFIEEIIELEYPGLPLKQTIIFKCCWYNPNPRLGTRVHDKYKIIEVNRTRHLPTNEPFVFATQASQVFFLPYPTSRRTPSAWLYVSGLRQRAYIAELINGDNVQNNASSAFQIQESEVHEVETQFLLNIDNLVDVTVEFDDDIDARSTDESEDLHESSDDLNQICGVYLRASSLGPSISIGIIDFCTPHRIAATNHHQSPPSTAYIPADHHHARQALPFVRPYHR